The Bdellovibrionota bacterium DNA segment ATTCAAAAGAAGCTGCCGATAGCGCTGAAAAAGATTTTGAAACTGTATTTGTAAACAAAGGTCTTCCGTCTGACATTCCGGAATTCAAAATTAAGTCGGGTGAATCTTTAGGTATTTGTCAGTTCATGACAAATGTTGGGCTTACAGCTTCAAATAGTGAAGCAAGAAGACTTATTGAAGGTAAAGCCGTTGAATTTGACGGTGCAAAGAAAATTGATCCAAAAGAAATGGTAGCATTGAAGGCCGGTGTAAAGATGACTGTAAAAGCAGGAAAACATAAATTTCTAAAAGTTGTCGTGGAATAAAGACATTAAAAAGTAAGGTAATAATATTATGAAAGTTAAATTCATGCCTATAGATAAAGAGTTTGAAATCAAGCCGAATCAATCGGTTTTAGATCTGGCTCACGAAAATGGAGTGCATATTCAATCGGTGTGCAAAGGTGTGCCATCTTGTGCGGAATGCAGAATTCAAATCATGGAAGGTGAGCACAATGTATTTCCTCCAGGGAAAAAAGAAGAAAGTTTGATCGGAACTGCACATTTTGTTGATAGAAGTCGCTTGTCTTGTCAGTTAAAATGCTTTGGGGATTTAGTGATAGATCTCAAGCAGCAGATTGAAAAAGAGAACAACGCCAAAAGACCTAGAGGAAAATTTTCGAAAGACCCATCTAAGTCCAATGCCGTGCAAGGCTCTATCTTACTGGAAGACCCGAAAGCTAAACCAAAGGTCAGTCAGGAAGATTATAATTTAAGAAAAGCTGAAAAAGTATTTCTAGAAGAAGAATTAAGATTAGAATTAGAGAGAATCAAAAAACGCAAAGAAACACCAAAGAGTACAGCTGACGAGGATGCGGATGATGAAAAGAATAGAAATTCTTAGCCACGCGATTCAATACAAAGAGATTGGATCAGGATCAACTGTCATTCTGGTGCATGGTTATGGTGGAACTATTTACGATTGGGATGAGGTTGCGGCTCTCTTGGCTAAAAATTACCACGTAGTGATTCCGAATCTTTCAAGTATATATATGGATCCTTTGAGAGCAGTTTCTTTTTCTCAACAGGTTACCGTGTTCAGGGAATTTATAAATCTCTTCAAAAAATCAGCGAAAGATACAATCTACATCGCTGGTGGAAGTTACGGAGCCGCTATTTGTTACGGAGTTGCCATTGAAGAATCCAATCTTGTGGATAGAGTTGCACTTCTCAACCCCATGCCTCCGCACCCGAGAGATCTTTTAAAAAATTCTGCGATGAAGCTCTTAATGGAAGCATCAAAACTTCCCGCTGCGGTTGTCTTGTTATTGAAATCTCCCGCGGGTCGACTTGGAATGAAGTACATTCAAAGAATTTTCAACGTTCCTTGGATCAAAAGTAATGCTCAAAAAAATAGATTAGAAAAAATCACGACGAGAAAAGCAAAATTAATTGCCCACGTTTTGAATCGCTTCACTTGGATCAATGAGGTTGAAGATTGGGAACAATGGGAAAAACGTTTGGGTTATCTGAAGACTCCAGTGCATATCATTTGGGGTGATAAAGATAATTTATTTATTTCTGGAACATATGAGCGCTTATCCGAAAAATTTCCAAGTTGCGAAATTACCAAGGTCGAAGGTGGAAAACACGTTCTTATGAAAGAGCGTCCAGAAGAAATTTCAAGAATCTTAATCAAATTTTTCTCTTCTCATGAGAAAGCATTAAAAATTGTCTATGATAATCAAGAAGCGAATTGATGAATAAGGAAACGGCACCTATCGCTAAACCTTTCTTAAGAGGCCACTTTCACCAAGCGGCCTTTTTTTATGCTTTCGGGGCATGGACGGTTTTACTCACGAAAACAAATGATTCTGCCGAAGTGATTGCAGTTTTATTGTATGGCCTGGGGTTGCTGGGTCTTTTGGGAATTAGTTCTCTTTATCACAGAATCCATTGGCAGCCGAGTGCGCGCACTTGGATGAGAAGGCTGGATCATTCTGCAATTTTTCTATTGATCGCGGGAACCTTTGCTCCCATTTGTTTATTAGGGATGAATGAAGAGTCAGGTCATAAGCTCTTAACTATTGCATTTGGGTTGGGTGCTCTCGGAATTGTTCAATCTGTATTCTGGATCCATGCACCCAAGTGGTTATCTGCAATTTTATATGTGGCTATGGGCTGGCTTGCAGCTCCTTATATTGGAGAATTCAAAGCCTCGCTGGGTTTAGTGAATGTGGTTTTATTGTTGGTGGGCGGTGTGATTTATACACTGGGAGCTGTGATATATGCGCTTAAAAAACCCAATCCTTATCCGAGAGTGTTTGGATACCATGAAATCTTCCATATTTTGGTCATAATTGCGGCTATTCTGCATTTCATTGTGGTGGCTAGCCTTGTAAAATAATAGAACTGAGCGTAACTTTAAAGATCATTTATGGCATACAATAAAAATCAAAAATTAGAACGACTTCAAAAGAAAGTTTCAAAGATTACAGAAATTGATAATAGTTTTTCAGGTTGGAGAACTTTACTTTTTATATTTGCTTTTGTTCTGTGGTGTTTTGTCGGGATAGATATGTTTCCAAAAATATTTCTACCCGTAGCTAGTGCAGTTTCCTTAGCCTTTATCGTTACAATTTCTTTTCATAGAAAAGTTAGAAAAAATCTATATTTATTTAAAAGTAGACTGAATGTAGAGGAAAGACAGAAGGCCATTACTGATTTGGATTGGGAAAAGATTCCTTACACAGATTTCAGATCCATTAATTTAAATATTCCTTATCTCACAGATCTCAATATCATCGGGGAATTTTCAATCGTGAAACTTCTTAATCGAACAACGTCGATCTCAGGATTTAAAAGGTTGATTGAGTTATTCTTAAGTAATGACGTTATCAATGCCGAAATTAAAAGACGTAAAGATCTCGTGAATGAACTTAAGAGTTTAAAAATATTTAGATACGCGTTCCTGAGTCATATGGGAGTAAATCCAAAACCGATCGATGCCCAAAAGATCTCGACCCTTTTGAAGGAATCTCTTTCGAGCGTTCAGTCTTTTGCATATTTTATTCCCATGCTATTTATTCAAATTGCATTTCTCACAAGTTTTGTAATGGCGATGATTGGAAGAGGAAATAAAACACTTTTGATTGCGACTTTTATTCTTGTTGTGATTGAAAACACGAGACTCCGAAAGAAGGTGAAGACCGGCGAAGCTTACGGTTGGTCTGTATCAGCCTCTCACTACCTAGATAGTTTTAGATTGGCAGTACAAATATTAGAAAAATTCAACGGCATTAAAAAACCAGAACTTTCCAAGATATTGGCGGTCTTTGCTCCAGAGAATTCTGTTTCATCAAGAATTAAAAAATTAGAGCAGGTGAGCGGAGCTCTCGGTGTAAGGCAAAATTTTATCGTACATGGAATCGTTCATCTGTTTACACCTTGGGATATTCTATGGACCTATCGATTAGACAAAATCAGGCAGCAAATTAAAAATGATCTTCCAATTTGGGAAAAAGCTCTTTCAGAAATCGAAGCTTTTTTATCTCTCGCAATGTATGCCGAAGCCAACCTTGATTTTTGCGATGCGCACGTAACGACAGGAAGTATTTTAATTGACGCAAAAAATCTTAGACATCCTCTCATTCCCAAGGATCGAGCGGTAGGAAATCCCATTGTCATTAACGACACTGAAAAATGCATTCTTATCACAGGCTCAAATATGTCCGGCAAAAGTACATTCATGCGTTCCATCGGGGTGAATTACTTATTGGCAAAAGTAGGCGCTCCGGTGGCTGCGGAATCTTTTAATTTTGATAATGAGCCTTTGTATACCTCACTCAGCGGAGGAGATTCGTTGCAAGAAGGTCTTTCTTCTTTCTATGCCGAAGTGAAACGTCTAAAAGATATTTTAGAAGCAACAAAGAGCAAGAAGTCAGTACTCTTTCTTATCGATGAGATCTTTAGAGGAACAAACAACCGCGAAAGACTCACAGGAAGCCAAGCCTATATCAAAGAAATTGTTTCTATTGGCGGAAAAGGTGTAGTGACTTCGCATGATCTAGAGCTTGCACAGTTGGAACAACTCAATATTGGAATCGCAAACTATCATTTCAGAGAAACTATCAAAGATTCCGAAATGTCATTCTCCTACGAAAAACAAAAAGGACCATGTCCTACAACCAACGCACTTCAAGTGATGAAGCTGAACGGTTTGCCTGTGAGTCTCTAATAATTATTTTTTGGATCAATATTGAGAGCGCAATGTATTTGCATCTTCGATAACTCGAGTTTCCAACCATTTCATTGCTTCTTGCATTTTTTCTGGTTTATCTAAGAGATATTTATATTCTTCACCAAATCGTCCCTCTTTAAGTGCCTCAGGAGTACTTGCAGTATAAAATTCTACTGCTATAGGATTTTTAAAATCGTGCTCAACGCCAATAGGATATGATCTAGATTGTTCATGCAAAAAAGCAAAAAATAAAATTCTAACAGCATCTCTAAGAGCAGGATCTTTGATCTCGTGATATTCTTTTATTCGGGCTTGCAGTAATGCATTAGTTCTGGTTTTGAGCAGGATCATTTGCTCAATTTTTTTTGCCTTGAATTCTTCAAATAATAATTTATCGAAATATTTTTGCGTATAAGTATGGATTCTGTCATGCCTCAAAAAAGAAACAGCATCTCCATGTTGTCCATCGTAGTGTGCTACTTCCGATTGGCTAATACCTAAATAAGTTATCCCGTTTTCTCTATCTTTAAATAAATCCTCTAAAGTCAGAACTCCTTCTTTAAAGATATTTTTGTATTGAAAGTTGAATTGTAAATTGTCAGGTATTGTTATCTCTGGAGCAATAGTGATGTACTCAAAGCCAGATAATAGAGTTGTTTTGCCAAAGCGTGGCTCAAGAGCTTTTTTATTTTTCTCTAAAAATTTATCTAACGGAAACTTGCTCAGATCGTGTCCGTGATGCAATTCCTGATATCTTTTATGAAAACCTTTATTAGTGAAGCGACCCATGTAATTAAATCCACCTGCTGCACGCCCAACACTATCGCCAACTGTTATGCCGTGATCTATTAACACTACAGATCTATTAAAAAAGTCGTACACCTGATCTTGATTGGATGCGGAGTTTTTAATTATTTGTTCACCCAATGCCAATGTTTCATTTAGCTCCGGTAAAACTTGGGAATAAATTTGTGCTTTGTAATCTTCTTTATTTCGGGCATGACGGACGAGTCTTTTTAGCGCGCTAATCGTTTTTCTTACTGTAGGTAAGCTCTCAGGAGTGGCAATAATTGAATTGGGGTTTGCTAGATATATTGCTGAAGGAGCATCTCCAAAAAGCTGCGCACAGGTCAGGGCGTGAGACGGC contains these protein-coding regions:
- a CDS encoding alpha/beta hydrolase, which translates into the protein MKRIEILSHAIQYKEIGSGSTVILVHGYGGTIYDWDEVAALLAKNYHVVIPNLSSIYMDPLRAVSFSQQVTVFREFINLFKKSAKDTIYIAGGSYGAAICYGVAIEESNLVDRVALLNPMPPHPRDLLKNSAMKLLMEASKLPAAVVLLLKSPAGRLGMKYIQRIFNVPWIKSNAQKNRLEKITTRKAKLIAHVLNRFTWINEVEDWEQWEKRLGYLKTPVHIIWGDKDNLFISGTYERLSEKFPSCEITKVEGGKHVLMKERPEEISRILIKFFSSHEKALKIVYDNQEAN
- a CDS encoding hemolysin III family protein; this translates as MNKETAPIAKPFLRGHFHQAAFFYAFGAWTVLLTKTNDSAEVIAVLLYGLGLLGLLGISSLYHRIHWQPSARTWMRRLDHSAIFLLIAGTFAPICLLGMNEESGHKLLTIAFGLGALGIVQSVFWIHAPKWLSAILYVAMGWLAAPYIGEFKASLGLVNVVLLLVGGVIYTLGAVIYALKKPNPYPRVFGYHEIFHILVIIAAILHFIVVASLVK
- a CDS encoding 2Fe-2S iron-sulfur cluster-binding protein codes for the protein MKVKFMPIDKEFEIKPNQSVLDLAHENGVHIQSVCKGVPSCAECRIQIMEGEHNVFPPGKKEESLIGTAHFVDRSRLSCQLKCFGDLVIDLKQQIEKENNAKRPRGKFSKDPSKSNAVQGSILLEDPKAKPKVSQEDYNLRKAEKVFLEEELRLELERIKKRKETPKSTADEDADDEKNRNS